AGCGACGCGCGACGTCAAGCGTTGCGGCGATGGCCTGGCGGGTGCCGTCTTTCGCCAGTTTCAACGCGATGTCGGTGATAGTCTCAACGGTGATGCCCGGAATAAATGCCGCCGCAACGCAGGCGGCGAAGACCCCCGCGGCCTCCAGGCCATAACTCTGCTGATGCCCCTGGGTGAAGTTGATGGCTTCCTGGTAAGCCGCTTCAGGATTGCAGGCATTGATGGCGCCGATGGGGGCGGCATACATGGCTGCGCCGCAGTTCACCATATTGCCCACGCCGCCCTGGCGCGGATCGCAGGCGGCCAGTTGCAGACGATGGAAGATCCATTTTTCCGGATAAAACAGGCGCTCAATAACCAGCGCTTCCCGGTCCAGTTCCGGCACCCAGCGCGGCTCCCAGGCAATCTTCCGTACAAAAGACTCCCCCATATCCCACGCATCGACGTGGCGGCCCAGCTCGCTGTAAACCTCCATCAGGCAGAGCGTCATCAGCGTATCGTCGGTGATGATACCGTTGCCGCGCACGCGGTTATTGCGCCGTGCGGACGGTTCGTCCATCCGGTGCCAGCGCTGGTGGATGGAGGTAACGCGGCCATATTTCTCGGCGATTTGCCGGGCGGAGAGTTTCTCAACCGGTCCGCCCAGGGCATCGCCGAACGCCACGCCATACAGCATGCCCAGAATGCGGGACGTGAACGATAAATCAGCGGTTTGAGTTACGGTCATTTTAGTTTTTCCTCTGCATATTCGGTCATGGCGTTTCCACCTGCGGCTTTCCAGGCGCTGACGTACTGATCCCACTTGTCAAATGACGCTTTGCCAGAGACAAACTGGTACGCCCACTGATTGTAAATACTGCTGGTTGAGTCGATGGCGGCGGCAAACGACGCCGGGAAGATAAAGGCGTTATCCGCCCTAAAATAACGTTGTGAATTGTCGATATAGCGCAGCATCGCGGGCGTACGCCACTCCACCGGCGGCTTCCAGTTGGCGGCCTGGATAAACCGGGGATACCAGGCGTTAATTTTCGGCGTCACGCTTATCGTGTCGCCTTGACGAACGTAGTGCGTGTTTTCGAAGCCCATCTGCTCCATCATTTGCCCTTCCGGGCTTGCCAGAAAGTCGAGCAGGATCATCACCTCTTTTTTATGTTTCGAGAGTGAGGACATCGCAAAGCCGCGGGTTTCCATGGAAACATCTGTCGCCGCCAGCCCTTTACCTGCCGGACCTTCGGGTGGGTCGAGCAGGGTGAGGGTGGCGTCAGGATGGATCTGGCGCATCTTTTCCTGATACACGCCGACGTTGCCCGGGGAAGAGACGGAGACCACGCCAACCTTGCCGGTATAAAACTCGTCCTCTTTTAGCTCCCAGTTGGTGGTGATGTACTGGGAGGAGAGCAAGCCTTTCTGATACAGCGAATGGTAGAACTCCAGCTTGCTCCGCTCCTGGGGGCTTATCTGGGCGTTGATCAGCTTGCCCTGGTCATCCTTGAGCCAGGTGGCGTGAATGCCAAACGCCGGGTTCATAAAACCGTCGAGATCGCGCAGGTCTTTCTCGGAGGTGATCCCCCAGCTATCCGTTTTACCGTCGCCGTTGTAGTCACCGGCGTGGATCGCATTGAACAGCGTAACGTACTCCGCCAGCGTTTTGGGAGATGCGCTGAATCCGCTCTTCTGTAACCAGTCCTCGCGGATCACCGGCTGGCGCGCGCGCAGGGGAAAGACATACAGCAGGGTCGGATGGTTTTGCAGGCGAAGCCGGTTGTGCGGCTACAGCGCCTCTTTCAGATAGCGGGTTTGCGCAATCCACGGACGCCAGTCT
The sequence above is a segment of the Enterobacter hormaechei ATCC 49162 genome. Coding sequences within it:
- a CDS encoding ADP-ribosylglycohydrolase family protein; this translates as MTVTQTADLSFTSRILGMLYGVAFGDALGGPVEKLSARQIAEKYGRVTSIHQRWHRMDEPSARRNNRVRGNGIITDDTLMTLCLMEVYSELGRHVDAWDMGESFVRKIAWEPRWVPELDREALVIERLFYPEKWIFHRLQLAACDPRQGGVGNMVNCGAAMYAAPIGAINACNPEAAYQEAINFTQGHQQSYGLEAAGVFAACVAAAFIPGITVETITDIALKLAKDGTRQAIAATLDVARRYRGAAWDYQQVVDALHEALLPFSPMGDDLMHGPEKAGVPTMAYQPSRLMSIEELPMALAFCLLREGEFRGAVEDSINSGRDTDSIGVMSGAILGALHGEAIIEPEVLAGIDSANRLDLRTAALRFSESAHRIIQTDLAAAALYRQHVMPLLQPGHTAGRGE
- a CDS encoding extracellular solute-binding protein, translating into MIREDWLQKSGFSASPKTLAEYVTLFNAIHAGDYNGDGKTDSWGITSEKDLRDLDGFMNPAFGIHATWLKDDQGKLINAQISPQERSKLEFYHSLYQKGLLSSQYITTNWELKEDEFYTGKVGVVSVSSPGNVGVYQEKMRQIHPDATLTLLDPPEGPAGKGLAATDVSMETRGFAMSSLSKHKKEVMILLDFLASPEGQMMEQMGFENTHYVRQGDTISVTPKINAWYPRFIQAANWKPPVEWRTPAMLRYIDNSQRYFRADNAFIFPASFAAAIDSTSSIYNQWAYQFVSGKASFDKWDQYVSAWKAAGGNAMTEYAEEKLK